One Gammaproteobacteria bacterium DNA segment encodes these proteins:
- the purF gene encoding amidophosphoribosyltransferase yields the protein MCGIVGMVAREPVNQALYDALMVLQHRGQDAAGIVTCDGGRVYLRKDRGLVRDVFQAHHMLNLRGNVGVGHARYPTAGCTTSAEAQPFYVNSPYGIILAHNGNLTNVDDLKRELFAEDLRHINTDSDSEVLLNVFAHELAAQGRQRLQPADIFQAVSRVHTRCTGGYAVVAMIVGHGLVAFRDPHAIRPIVYGTRQTPDGVEYMVASESVALDVLGFDLAGSIRPGEAIYVTDQGEFHSAQCAAAPDYAPCIFEFVYLARPDSIIDGVSVHKARLRMGTRLAKKILREWGSNHGIDVVIPIPDSSRTAALPLAYELGVKYREGFVKNRYIGRTFIMPGQKQRKKSVRQKLNAIDLEFRGKTVLLVDDSIVRGTTSKQIIQMARDAGARKVYFASAAPPVRCPNVYGIDMPNADELIAYGRSEQEVGVAINADRIIFQDLADLEAAVRKGNDNLERFDSSVFDGDYVTGDVDEAYLRRLGLLRSDDAKAQRGEGPGDVLELHNAS from the coding sequence ATGTGCGGTATAGTCGGAATGGTTGCCAGAGAACCCGTCAATCAGGCGCTCTACGATGCCCTGATGGTACTCCAGCACCGTGGCCAGGATGCCGCGGGCATCGTCACCTGCGACGGCGGTAGGGTCTATCTGCGCAAGGATCGCGGCCTGGTGCGGGACGTGTTCCAGGCCCACCACATGCTCAACCTGCGCGGCAACGTGGGGGTGGGGCACGCCCGTTATCCCACCGCCGGCTGTACCACCTCGGCCGAGGCCCAGCCCTTCTACGTCAATTCTCCCTACGGCATCATTCTGGCCCACAACGGCAATCTCACCAATGTGGATGACCTTAAGCGGGAGTTGTTCGCCGAGGATCTGCGCCACATCAACACCGACTCGGATTCCGAGGTGCTGCTCAACGTGTTCGCCCATGAACTCGCGGCCCAGGGTCGCCAACGGTTGCAGCCCGCCGACATCTTCCAGGCGGTGTCACGGGTCCACACGCGCTGCACCGGTGGTTATGCGGTCGTGGCCATGATCGTGGGCCACGGACTGGTGGCCTTCCGCGATCCACATGCCATCCGGCCCATCGTCTACGGTACCCGCCAGACCCCGGACGGGGTGGAATACATGGTGGCCTCGGAGAGCGTGGCCCTGGACGTGCTGGGTTTCGACCTGGCGGGCAGCATCCGCCCCGGCGAGGCCATCTACGTGACGGACCAGGGGGAATTCCACTCCGCCCAGTGTGCCGCGGCACCCGACTACGCACCCTGCATCTTCGAGTTCGTCTATCTGGCGCGGCCCGATTCCATCATCGACGGCGTGTCGGTGCACAAGGCGCGGCTGCGCATGGGTACCCGCCTGGCCAAGAAGATCCTGCGGGAGTGGGGGTCGAACCACGGCATCGATGTGGTCATACCCATACCCGATTCCAGCCGTACGGCGGCCCTGCCCCTGGCCTATGAACTCGGCGTGAAGTATCGCGAGGGCTTCGTCAAGAACCGTTACATCGGACGCACATTCATCATGCCGGGACAGAAACAGCGCAAGAAGTCCGTGCGCCAGAAGCTCAATGCCATCGATCTGGAATTCCGGGGCAAGACCGTGCTGCTGGTGGACGACTCCATCGTGCGCGGCACCACCTCCAAGCAGATTATCCAGATGGCGCGGGACGCGGGGGCCAGAAAGGTCTATTTCGCCTCGGCGGCGCCGCCGGTGCGTTGTCCCAATGTGTATGGCATCGACATGCCCAATGCCGACGAACTCATCGCCTATGGTCGCAGCGAACAGGAGGTGGGGGTCGCCATCAACGCCGACCGCATCATCTTCCAGGACCTCGCCGACCTGGAGGCCGCGGTGCGCAAGGGCAACGACAATCTCGAGCGCTTCGATTCCTCGGTGTTCGACGGCGACTACGTCACCGGCGATGTGGACGAGGCCTATCTGCGGCGCCTCGGCCTGCTGCGCAGCGACGATGCCAAGGCGCAACGAGGGGAGGGGCCCGGGGATGTGCTCGAACTCCACAACGCCTCTTGA
- the pomA gene encoding flagellar motor protein PomA, with product MDLATLIGLIGGFGVIAGAIATGGSVILFINPASIIIVVGGTIAATLMQFPLAHFLSSFKVAMRAFMGKTEAPATLIQEAMELSQVARKSGLLALENMDIRNDFLRRGIQLAIDGHPPEFVRRTLAQDINLGIERHERGQAIFRAIGDVAPAMGMIGTLIGLVQMLSSMDDPKAIGPAMAIALLTTLYGAIIANLFALPIANKLAHRSNEERINKSLILETINAIQEGLNPRVMETLLNTYLPDSQRPTGDEQEAAA from the coding sequence GTGGACTTGGCTACCCTGATCGGGCTCATCGGCGGCTTCGGCGTCATTGCGGGTGCCATCGCCACCGGCGGCAGTGTCATCCTGTTCATCAACCCTGCTTCCATCATCATCGTGGTGGGCGGCACCATCGCCGCCACCCTGATGCAGTTTCCCCTGGCCCACTTCCTCAGCTCCTTCAAGGTGGCCATGCGGGCCTTCATGGGCAAGACGGAGGCCCCCGCCACCCTCATCCAGGAGGCCATGGAGCTGTCCCAAGTGGCCCGCAAGAGCGGCCTGCTGGCCCTGGAGAACATGGACATCAGGAACGACTTCCTGCGCCGGGGGATCCAGCTCGCCATCGACGGCCATCCACCGGAGTTCGTGCGCCGTACGCTGGCCCAGGACATCAACCTCGGTATCGAGCGCCACGAGCGCGGCCAGGCCATATTCCGCGCCATCGGCGACGTGGCGCCCGCCATGGGCATGATCGGCACCCTCATCGGCCTGGTGCAGATGCTTTCCAGCATGGACGACCCCAAGGCCATCGGCCCGGCCATGGCCATCGCCCTCCTCACCACCCTCTACGGCGCCATCATCGCCAACCTGTTCGCCCTCCCCATCGCCAACAAGCTGGCCCACCGCAGTAACGAGGAGCGCATCAACAAGTCGCTGATCCTGGAGACCATCAACGCCATCCAGGAAGGCCTCAATCCGCGGGTCATGGAGACCCTGCTGAATACCTACCTGCCGGACAGCCAGCGGCCTACCGGCGACGAGCAGGAAGCAGCGGCCTGA
- a CDS encoding CvpA family protein: MNWVDFFILGVVLLSGAISLLRGFTREALSLAGWIIAIWLALVFAPLLAGHLVPYVSIPEVRLAIGFVVILVATLVATALVNLLVGRLVNSTGLSGTDRMLGLSFGIARGVFIVAILVLLGGLTTFPDSPWWRDSLLVGHFQAVAEWLRGHLPDDIASAISY, encoded by the coding sequence ATGAATTGGGTGGACTTTTTTATACTTGGCGTGGTGCTGTTGTCGGGGGCCATAAGCCTGCTCCGGGGGTTCACCCGGGAGGCCCTGTCCCTGGCGGGTTGGATCATCGCCATCTGGCTGGCGCTGGTGTTTGCGCCGCTGTTAGCGGGGCATCTGGTGCCCTATGTGTCCATACCGGAGGTGCGGCTCGCCATCGGTTTCGTGGTGATCCTGGTGGCCACCCTGGTGGCCACGGCCCTGGTTAACCTGTTGGTGGGACGCCTGGTCAACAGCACCGGCCTCAGCGGCACGGACCGCATGCTGGGGCTGAGCTTCGGTATCGCCAGGGGGGTGTTCATCGTCGCCATACTGGTGTTGCTGGGGGGATTGACCACCTTTCCCGACAGCCCGTGGTGGCGGGATTCGCTGCTGGTGGGACACTTCCAGGCCGTCGCCGAATGGTTGCGCGGCCACCTGCCAGACGATATCGCGAGCGCGATCTCGTACTGA
- a CDS encoding flagellar motor protein MotB — MSDTAPARKCPTGLPPWLATFADLMALLMCFFVLLLSFSEMDVIKYKQVAGSMKEAFGVQRQIEAKIMPKGTSIIAQEFSPGKPQPTVINEMRQQTTDETRDHLDWSQSDLKEQGEGEHEKDEEPAPDAQQLFIQESLREEVHEGLIEIETEPGMTLIRIQEKGSFPSGRADVTPGFVPTMEKIAAVLAETRGNIYVAGHTDDIPIATARFRSNWELSAARSVTVVHNLIEYGNMAPERFLVEGHADAAPLASNDTPEGRALNRRVEIIVRTGADGAPEEAGGLPLPGPADAEDPIP, encoded by the coding sequence GTGAGCGATACCGCCCCGGCCAGGAAGTGTCCCACGGGCCTGCCTCCCTGGCTGGCTACCTTCGCCGACCTCATGGCCCTGCTGATGTGCTTCTTCGTGTTGCTGCTGTCTTTCTCGGAGATGGACGTCATCAAGTACAAGCAGGTGGCGGGCTCCATGAAGGAGGCCTTCGGCGTGCAACGACAGATCGAAGCCAAGATCATGCCCAAGGGCACCTCCATCATCGCCCAGGAGTTCAGCCCCGGTAAGCCCCAGCCCACCGTCATCAACGAGATGCGCCAGCAGACCACGGATGAGACCCGGGACCACCTCGACTGGAGCCAGTCCGACCTCAAGGAACAGGGTGAGGGGGAACATGAAAAGGACGAGGAACCGGCGCCGGACGCGCAGCAGCTCTTCATCCAGGAGAGTCTGCGGGAGGAGGTGCACGAGGGCCTCATCGAGATCGAGACCGAACCGGGCATGACCCTCATCCGCATCCAGGAGAAGGGCAGCTTCCCCTCCGGGCGCGCCGACGTCACCCCCGGCTTCGTGCCCACCATGGAAAAGATCGCCGCCGTGCTGGCCGAGACCCGGGGCAACATCTACGTGGCCGGCCACACCGATGACATCCCCATCGCCACCGCCCGCTTTCGTTCCAACTGGGAACTCTCGGCGGCCCGTTCCGTCACCGTGGTCCATAATCTCATCGAGTATGGCAACATGGCGCCCGAACGCTTCCTGGTGGAGGGCCACGCCGACGCCGCGCCCTTGGCCTCCAATGACACCCCCGAGGGGCGCGCCCTCAACCGCCGGGTGGAGATCATCGTGCGCACCGGCGCCGATGGTGCCCCCGAGGAGGCCGGGGGCCTGCCCCTGCCGGGCCCGGCCGATGCGGAAGATCCCATACCATGA